The Episyrphus balteatus chromosome 4, idEpiBalt1.1, whole genome shotgun sequence genome includes a window with the following:
- the LOC129917945 gene encoding pantothenate kinase 3, with protein sequence MKVPAKEFHVKYSYNCRHFKLPSDRKPLRRTNSKSKSVKCRSKDNNNRCHFDNPDVDNDYDLINEENHFCKLDSSCCECEDCCDVDSGHISRCSSRNSTSSSCRSSENNDVFITMPWFGMDIGGTLTKLVYFEPKDITPDEQDQEAEILRNIRRYLTKNSAYGKTGHRDTHLQMDNVVIRKRRGSLHFIRFQTSDMGNFLSLAKAKGMAELVTTVCATGGGAYKFEKNFRDEVNMKLAKFDELDTLIKGILFAEIQNKTECYFYENASDILKSQICAFDFSQPYPFILVNVGSGVSILAVYGPNNYKRISGTSLGGGTFLGLCCLLTGCTTFEEAIQLATKGDNRKVDKLVRDIYGGDYERFGLTGDLVASSYGQMHLKEKRASVSREDLANATLVTITNNIGSIARMCALNAKIDKIVFVGNFLRVNPISMKLLAYAMDFWSDHTMKALFLEHEGYFGALGCLLQFNGEIAAALNETDDDAQAAESVVSDNTASSQTASSSSNEDATSSTSSSSTTEIKKDHNN encoded by the exons ATGAAAGTTCCAGCAAAAGAATTTCATGTTAAATACTCCTACAACTGCCGTCATTTTAAATTACCATCTGACCGGAAACCACTTCGACGCACAAATTCGAAATCGAAATCTGTCAAATGTCGTTCGAAGGATAATAATAACCGCTGTCATTTTGACAATCCGGATGTGGATAATGATTATGATTTGATTAATGAGGAGAACCATTTTTGCAAGTTGGATAGCAGCTGTTGTGAATGTGAAGACTGTTGTGACGTAGACAGTGGTCATATCAGCCGATGCAGCAGTAGAAATAGTACCAGCAGCAGTTGTAGAAGCAGCGAAAATAACGATGTTTTTATAA cAATGCCATGGTTTGGTATGGATATTGGAGGTACACTGACAAAATTAGTGTATTTTGAACCAAAAGATATAACACCCGATGAACAAGATCAGGAAGCTGAAATTCTACGCAACATTCGAAGATATTTAACAAAGAATTCAGCCTATGGAAAGACTGGCCATCGAGATACACATTTGCAG atggACAATGTAGTGATTCGCAAACGACGTGGCTCGCTACATTTCATTCGATTCCAAACCTCCGACATGGGTAACTTTTTATCCTTAGCCAAAGCGAAAGGTATGGCTGAACTAGTAACAACAGTTTGTGCGACTGGTGGTGGTGCCTATAAATTCGAAAAGAATTTCAGAGAT GAAGTTAACATGAAACTAGCTAAATTTGATGAATTAGATACATTAATCAAAGGAATTCTCTTTGCTGAGATTCAAAACAAAACCGAGTGCTATTTTTACGAGAATGCCAGTGATATTTT aaagAGCCAGATATGTGCATTTGACTTCTCCCAACCATATCCCTTTATATTGGTTAATGTTGGCTCAGGAGTTTCCATTTTAGCTGTCTATGGACCGAACAACTATAAACGTATTTCTGGTACAAG TTTAGGCGGAGGAACATTCCTGGGATTGTGTTGTCTACTGACTGGATGTACAACATTCGAAGAAGCTATACAACTTGCCACTAAAGGAGACAACAGAAAAGTCGATAAGCTAGTCAGAGACATCTATGGTGGAGACTATGAACGATTTGGTTTGACTGGTGATCTCGTTGCATCCAG CTATGGTCAAATGCACCTGAAAGAAAAAAGAGCTTCAGTATCCCGCGAAGATCTCGCCAATGCCACTCTTGTAACAATCACAAATAATATTGGTTCAATTGCAAGGATGTGTGCCCTAAATGCCAAAATTGATAAG ataGTCTTTGTTGGAAATTTTCTGCGTGTGAATCCAATTTCAATGAAACTGCTTGCCTATGCCATGGACTTTTGGTCCGATCATACAATGAAAGCACTCTTCCTCGAGCACGAAGGTTACTTTGGTGCTTTGGGTTGTTTGTTGCAGTTCAATGGAGAAATAGCCGCTGCACTAAATGAAACTGATGACGACGCACAGGCAGCAGAATCTGTTGTTTCAGATAATACTGCCTCCTCACAAACTGCATCATCGTCTTCAAACGAAGACGCAACATCAtcgacatcatcatcatccacaacagaaataaaaaaggaTCACAACAATTAA